A DNA window from Oceanispirochaeta sp. M1 contains the following coding sequences:
- a CDS encoding AraC family transcriptional regulator: protein MNYGSLIQQARKLKTPHDYYKGIGKITFSPPQNILIFYRNGFKEKELGIDTNHHYRHVLIFNCGDVIRLMIDGSLSTLMEGQYILIFPYQYHRFLNDAQKELSLLFITFDMEEDLPLQSMRNLCLPYREDQVDALERATSLYHENKGNELTYRLAVILSNLKENLDLKTVHLLHDAYDRSPIVSRICWLLYKKRKISIIELSTELGYSETYLRRHFKEKMGITLGRFILESRLTEAMKYISTTDKTISEIAVLTGYESIYSLSRSFKNHMGISPSQYRKNQK from the coding sequence ATGAATTATGGATCACTTATTCAGCAGGCCCGGAAACTGAAGACTCCGCATGATTACTACAAAGGGATTGGAAAGATAACATTCAGTCCACCTCAGAATATTCTTATCTTCTACAGAAATGGATTCAAAGAAAAAGAACTTGGGATAGATACCAACCACCACTATCGCCATGTTCTTATTTTCAACTGCGGGGATGTCATACGGCTGATGATTGACGGTTCACTCTCTACTTTGATGGAAGGACAATATATTCTCATCTTCCCATATCAATATCACCGCTTTCTGAATGATGCACAGAAGGAGCTATCCCTGCTTTTCATCACATTTGATATGGAGGAGGACCTACCTCTGCAATCAATGAGAAATCTCTGTCTGCCATACAGGGAGGATCAGGTTGATGCACTCGAGAGGGCGACATCCCTGTATCACGAGAATAAGGGAAATGAGCTGACATACCGGCTTGCTGTAATTCTCAGTAACCTGAAGGAGAACCTTGATCTGAAGACTGTTCATCTTCTTCATGATGCCTATGACCGCTCACCCATAGTATCGAGGATCTGCTGGCTGCTTTATAAAAAGAGAAAAATATCAATAATAGAACTGAGCACCGAGCTCGGCTATTCAGAAACTTATCTGAGACGTCATTTCAAAGAAAAAATGGGTATTACTTTAGGACGCTTCATCCTCGAAAGCCGCCTTACCGAGGCTATGAAGTATATCAGTACTACGGATAAAACAATTTCAGAAATTGCAGTACTGACCGGTTATGAAAGCATCTACTCCCTGAGCCGTTCTTTCAAGAACCATATGGGCATATCACCAAGTCAGTACCGGAAGAATCAAAAATAG
- a CDS encoding Gfo/Idh/MocA family protein, translated as MKKIRAAIIGAGNRGVDAYAQYAEKFPHELEITSVAEPREERRKNFSSRFKLDESNVFSDWKELLDAPKKADLVFICTQDTMHVQPAIKAMEKGYHILLEKPIAVTREDTLLLLESSKKYDVSIAVAHVLRYTPFFSAMKRQLDSGVIGEIQGISHNENVGHIHYSHSFVRGNWRNRTESSPMILAKSCHDMDILLFLTGQNCKKISSFGSRRVFLPENRPAGAPDRCLDGCFHHAECPYYGPKVYLNGNTDWPVSVLTTDLTVSGISKALKEGPYGRCVYACDNDVVEQQVLNLVFDNGIPATFTMSAFTNETSRTIKIMGNKGEIRGNMEKGEIKIYDFETSEVSTVSLYASETGHGGGDDGIVRELILHLNDRTRPLTSSLEKSVQSHLMAFAAEEAMQTGKLIEL; from the coding sequence ATGAAAAAGATCAGGGCAGCAATTATAGGAGCAGGAAACAGGGGCGTGGATGCTTATGCACAATATGCAGAAAAATTCCCCCATGAACTTGAAATTACATCTGTTGCGGAGCCGAGAGAGGAACGCCGCAAAAACTTCTCCAGCCGTTTTAAGCTTGATGAAAGCAATGTTTTTTCTGACTGGAAAGAACTTTTGGATGCTCCGAAAAAAGCTGATTTAGTCTTTATATGTACTCAGGACACAATGCATGTACAACCGGCAATTAAGGCGATGGAGAAAGGGTATCATATACTTCTTGAAAAACCGATTGCTGTCACCAGGGAGGATACTCTCCTGCTGCTGGAATCTTCAAAAAAATATGATGTATCTATAGCAGTGGCTCATGTTCTCAGATACACCCCCTTCTTCTCGGCGATGAAAAGGCAGCTGGACTCCGGTGTAATCGGAGAAATACAGGGGATCTCCCATAATGAGAATGTAGGCCACATCCATTACTCCCATAGTTTTGTAAGAGGTAACTGGCGAAATAGGACTGAGTCTTCTCCCATGATCCTGGCCAAGAGCTGCCATGACATGGATATTCTGCTTTTCCTTACCGGTCAAAATTGTAAAAAAATATCTTCATTCGGCTCCCGTAGAGTTTTTCTCCCGGAGAACAGACCGGCAGGAGCTCCGGATCGCTGTCTGGATGGTTGTTTCCATCATGCCGAATGTCCTTACTATGGACCAAAGGTTTATCTGAATGGTAACACCGACTGGCCTGTCAGTGTACTCACTACCGACCTTACAGTTTCAGGAATCAGTAAGGCATTAAAAGAAGGTCCCTACGGTCGATGTGTATATGCCTGTGATAATGATGTTGTGGAGCAGCAGGTTCTGAATCTTGTGTTTGACAATGGCATCCCTGCAACATTCACAATGAGTGCCTTTACCAATGAGACCTCCCGAACAATCAAGATCATGGGAAATAAGGGAGAGATCCGCGGGAATATGGAAAAAGGGGAAATCAAGATCTATGACTTTGAGACATCTGAAGTCAGTACTGTCTCTCTATATGCATCTGAAACAGGTCATGGCGGAGGAGATGATGGCATTGTCAGGGAATTGATTCTTCATCTGAATGATAGAACAAGGCCTCTGACAAGTTCTCTTGAAAAGTCTGTTCAGAGCCACCTTATGGCTTTTGCAGCTGAAGAAGCTATGCAGACAGGGAAGCTGATCGAGCTCTGA
- a CDS encoding GntR family transcriptional regulator, with translation MKELKYQQICRTIKAQIAEGFWNPGDKIFSERQLAEIHDVSRLTIKRALAELVSEGLLEYKTGKQGTFVASIKDKTKIEGDKNNEGFIVVAVDNHTPAFASHILQGIHEGLWENGYHTVYCNTYQEGESIVDQIRSLITTAQIKGLIYTPVLGPRADHTNNEVITLLESRKIPYVLVDRFLIHREDNRVVLNNREIFRSLAELLKSENLKNILLVNGFDATSSNERVQGILDIYSTGDSEFSCYELVVNEKELYLNNKLSDAVYHEIEERGPFSAVIGINQQLLDAGKQIVQHLNMECLTATIVTSNREQYSDISVVQPITRMGKEAALLLLRLIKDPEMPITQLVLKADILDNRKI, from the coding sequence ATGAAAGAGCTTAAATATCAGCAGATTTGCAGAACTATAAAGGCACAAATTGCTGAAGGATTCTGGAACCCGGGTGACAAAATCTTCTCTGAAAGACAATTGGCAGAAATTCATGATGTCAGCCGTCTGACTATAAAAAGAGCTCTTGCAGAACTTGTTTCAGAAGGCTTGCTGGAATATAAAACCGGGAAACAGGGAACTTTTGTAGCTTCAATAAAAGATAAAACAAAAATAGAAGGCGATAAGAATAATGAAGGGTTTATTGTTGTTGCCGTAGATAACCACACTCCTGCTTTTGCATCACACATTCTTCAGGGTATCCATGAAGGTCTATGGGAAAACGGTTATCACACGGTCTATTGCAACACTTATCAGGAAGGTGAATCCATAGTTGACCAAATACGATCACTCATCACCACAGCCCAGATCAAGGGTCTCATATATACTCCGGTATTAGGTCCAAGGGCTGACCATACAAACAATGAGGTTATAACGCTTCTGGAAAGCAGGAAAATTCCATATGTTCTTGTAGATCGTTTCCTTATCCATCGTGAAGATAACCGGGTAGTATTGAATAACAGAGAAATTTTCCGGTCTCTGGCTGAATTGCTAAAGAGTGAAAATCTCAAGAATATCCTTCTTGTTAATGGCTTTGATGCAACAAGTTCAAATGAACGGGTCCAGGGGATTCTTGATATCTACTCTACCGGGGATTCTGAGTTTTCATGCTATGAATTAGTTGTTAATGAGAAAGAACTATATCTCAACAATAAACTGTCTGATGCCGTTTATCATGAAATTGAAGAAAGGGGTCCCTTCTCGGCCGTTATTGGTATTAACCAGCAACTCCTTGATGCAGGTAAACAAATAGTTCAACATTTAAACATGGAGTGCCTTACGGCTACAATCGTTACCAGCAACAGAGAACAATACAGTGATATTTCCGTTGTTCAACCGATAACGAGGATGGGAAAAGAAGCAGCCCTTCTTCTTTTGAGATTAATCAAAGATCCTGAAATGCCCATAACACAGCTTGTTCTAAAAGCTGATATTCTTGATAACAGAAAAATCTGA
- a CDS encoding sugar ABC transporter substrate-binding protein, translating to MAKMNKVFMLGLIFCVAGFSLFAGGQQDAAGDGAVSLTFFETMTSPGRTATIQGIIDDYKAANPGAEINLISPPYEQADNKLTLMLTSNQDLDVVEVRDHTIKQFVNNGKLMDLSGYLKDWDEAGDLLPLANSAARTVDNTPYLIPQFFFVKALFVRTDILKQYGYDTMPATMEEMYEMAIAISGENAAQFGFGFRGKGSSFKISDVMILSDLDNIDPANVYKTSDGKFSFNNDVAREAVANYVDLFRNAVPSDGINWGFNEQVNAFISGTTPFLIQDPDTVALVNEQLGEENYTVIPIPVGKSGRSYLDYGFAGLGIPSYTKKADEAWDFISYMTGAEKNAEFCKAYGPLPIHGASYASDPYFSSGVYKAWETTMSDTDTYSFIKYPLDSPKYPGWAQVQEQYMQSLLIGEITVDEAIAKWSGYWEY from the coding sequence ATGGCTAAGATGAATAAGGTTTTCATGCTGGGGTTGATTTTCTGTGTTGCAGGATTTTCCCTTTTCGCTGGTGGACAACAGGATGCAGCTGGTGACGGTGCGGTTTCTCTGACTTTTTTTGAGACAATGACAAGCCCCGGAAGAACAGCAACAATACAGGGCATTATCGATGACTATAAAGCGGCTAATCCCGGTGCGGAGATCAATTTAATTTCTCCCCCCTACGAGCAGGCTGACAACAAATTGACATTGATGCTGACTTCAAATCAGGATCTGGATGTAGTAGAAGTAAGAGATCATACTATTAAACAGTTTGTTAATAATGGCAAACTCATGGATCTCAGTGGGTATCTCAAGGACTGGGATGAAGCAGGAGACCTTCTGCCTCTGGCTAATTCAGCTGCCAGAACAGTTGATAATACTCCCTACCTGATTCCTCAGTTTTTCTTTGTAAAGGCTCTGTTTGTAAGAACTGACATCCTTAAACAGTACGGTTATGACACGATGCCTGCCACAATGGAAGAGATGTATGAAATGGCAATTGCAATTTCCGGTGAAAATGCAGCTCAGTTCGGGTTCGGATTCCGTGGAAAAGGAAGTTCCTTCAAAATCTCTGATGTTATGATCCTTTCTGATCTTGATAATATCGATCCTGCCAATGTTTACAAAACCTCTGACGGGAAATTTTCTTTCAACAATGATGTTGCAAGAGAAGCTGTTGCAAATTATGTAGATCTTTTCAGGAATGCAGTTCCCTCAGATGGTATTAACTGGGGCTTTAATGAGCAGGTAAATGCCTTTATCTCAGGTACAACACCCTTCCTTATTCAAGACCCTGATACTGTTGCACTGGTTAATGAACAGCTTGGAGAAGAAAACTATACTGTCATTCCTATTCCTGTAGGTAAGAGCGGTAGATCTTATCTGGATTACGGTTTTGCCGGACTGGGTATCCCAAGCTACACCAAGAAGGCTGACGAAGCATGGGATTTCATCTCTTATATGACCGGTGCCGAAAAGAATGCTGAGTTCTGTAAAGCATACGGACCTCTACCCATTCACGGTGCATCATACGCTTCTGATCCCTATTTCAGCTCAGGTGTTTACAAAGCATGGGAAACAACAATGTCTGATACAGATACTTATTCCTTCATCAAATACCCTCTGGATTCTCCCAAATACCCAGGTTGGGCACAGGTCCAGGAACAGTATATGCAGTCACTTCTCATTGGAGAAATCACAGTTGATGAAGCCATTGCTAAATGGTCAGGATACTGGGAATACTGA
- a CDS encoding carbohydrate ABC transporter permease, whose translation MISERNTHRFMLVPAALLLILFIYLPVLKGATMAFQSYNMFDLSNLHFNGFENFINVITNPDIRFLQILGNTLVWVVGSLALQFLLGFLLAMLMKDPFKGRGLYSGLVFYAWALSGFAIGLTWAWLFNGQFGLVNDIFIRSGILKEPVGFLSSPRLAMISVIIANVWYGIPFFGIMLLAALQSVPGELYEAATIDGAGRFHQLFSVTIPYIRPTIISTTLLRTMWIINFPDIIYAMTNGGPVNRTNILATQMINKIFKEYDYGQGAAIGVIIMVLLFAYASFYLKMSSRKEGDV comes from the coding sequence ATGATTTCCGAGCGCAATACACACAGGTTTATGCTTGTACCTGCCGCTTTGCTGCTAATCCTTTTTATTTATCTTCCAGTTCTTAAAGGTGCGACAATGGCCTTTCAGAGCTATAATATGTTTGACCTTTCAAACCTGCATTTCAACGGATTCGAGAATTTTATAAATGTGATCACAAATCCTGATATCAGATTCCTTCAGATCCTTGGAAATACCCTGGTCTGGGTTGTGGGTTCTCTGGCCCTTCAGTTCCTCCTGGGATTCCTTCTGGCTATGTTGATGAAAGATCCTTTCAAGGGCCGGGGCCTCTACTCAGGACTTGTCTTTTATGCATGGGCACTTTCCGGTTTTGCCATAGGGCTCACCTGGGCCTGGTTATTCAATGGGCAATTCGGATTAGTGAATGATATCTTTATCCGTTCGGGGATATTGAAAGAGCCTGTGGGTTTTTTATCTTCCCCCAGACTCGCCATGATCTCGGTGATTATAGCCAATGTCTGGTACGGTATTCCTTTCTTCGGCATTATGCTCCTTGCAGCGCTTCAGTCAGTTCCCGGTGAACTCTATGAGGCTGCAACAATTGACGGAGCCGGAAGGTTTCATCAGTTATTCAGTGTAACTATCCCTTATATCCGTCCCACTATTATCAGTACAACACTGCTCAGGACAATGTGGATCATTAACTTTCCGGATATTATCTATGCGATGACCAACGGCGGACCGGTAAACCGTACAAATATCCTTGCCACACAGATGATTAATAAAATATTTAAGGAATACGATTACGGACAGGGTGCGGCAATCGGTGTCATTATTATGGTTTTACTCTTCGCATATGCATCTTTTTATCTGAAAATGAGTTCCAGAAAGGAGGGGGATGTATGA
- a CDS encoding carbohydrate ABC transporter permease has translation MIKKSLPERILRTLALLLFLLLAIGPLYWIFVTSIKGPKEIYTWPLRYWPENPTLESYRKLFSFSSFGRYFLNSITISLCASFAAMMVSVSSGFALSRYKVKKVKGRLLLSLYFTQTIPTFILMVPLFTTLSKMGLIDSLPMLGIVYVATVVAFSTIMAKSFFDRIPASLEEAAMIDGCSTMQSLFHVILPVTLPGMAAIFSFAFINIWNELFLAVMLLFSDEKMTVPVALNSFISKAGISWDVMSAGIIIALLPTMLVFGIGQKYIVAGLTEGSVKG, from the coding sequence ATGATTAAGAAATCTCTTCCTGAAAGGATTCTCCGGACTTTAGCTCTTCTACTGTTTCTATTACTGGCTATCGGACCCCTGTACTGGATCTTTGTTACAAGCATCAAGGGACCTAAGGAAATATATACATGGCCTCTTCGATACTGGCCTGAAAACCCGACTCTGGAGAGTTACAGGAAACTGTTTTCTTTTTCGAGTTTCGGCCGATATTTTCTGAATTCAATAACCATCTCTCTCTGTGCATCTTTTGCGGCAATGATGGTTTCTGTTTCAAGCGGTTTTGCTCTAAGCCGTTACAAGGTAAAAAAAGTGAAGGGGCGGCTGCTTCTGTCCCTCTATTTCACTCAGACAATACCTACATTCATCCTTATGGTTCCTCTGTTTACCACTCTTTCAAAGATGGGTCTGATCGACAGCCTCCCAATGCTGGGGATTGTCTATGTGGCAACAGTCGTAGCCTTTTCCACCATAATGGCCAAGAGTTTTTTTGACCGTATTCCTGCAAGTCTTGAAGAGGCCGCAATGATTGATGGATGCAGTACAATGCAATCTCTGTTTCATGTCATTTTACCCGTAACTCTGCCAGGTATGGCGGCTATATTCAGTTTTGCATTCATCAATATCTGGAATGAACTCTTCCTGGCAGTAATGCTGCTCTTTTCTGATGAAAAAATGACAGTTCCCGTAGCCTTGAACTCCTTTATTTCTAAAGCTGGAATAAGTTGGGACGTCATGAGTGCCGGAATAATAATAGCTCTTCTTCCAACTATGCTTGTATTCGGAATAGGTCAGAAATATATTGTTGCCGGATTAACCGAAGGGAGCGTAAAGGGATGA
- a CDS encoding aminotransferase class I/II-fold pyridoxal phosphate-dependent enzyme produces MSLIPDTIDNITAILHHQGEENQPFGAVSPPIFQSSIFCYSSYDDFQKALADESKSFLYSRGNNPTVNLLEDKVAALEKGGRAKLVSSGVAAMTMAVSAFLKQGDHIIAVEDCYTWTRYLADTYLKRFGIECTFVEGSCLDDFEQAVRPETKMIILESPTTFTFKLQNLKEIAYFARGKGIKTVIDNTWATPLFQNPLDMGIDIVTHSVSKYLGGNSDVVGGIIIGSNDDVKKIFNDEFLVNGPAPDPIMAWLVLRSLRTLHIRMPVHFENAKTLCGFLADHPKVESVLYPFLPEFPQYDLACLQMRGGSGLFSFRLKSRYLEDIKRFTNTLKYFKRAVSWGGYESLVFPAAVKWDDNDEIPDDRISLIRCHAGLEESSMLLDDLSRALDVV; encoded by the coding sequence ATGAGCCTGATACCTGATACAATTGATAATATTACAGCCATTCTGCATCACCAGGGAGAGGAAAATCAGCCATTCGGTGCTGTAAGCCCTCCAATTTTTCAAAGTTCTATATTTTGTTATTCATCCTATGATGATTTTCAGAAGGCCCTGGCTGATGAGAGTAAAAGTTTTTTATACAGCAGGGGAAACAATCCGACTGTCAATCTTCTCGAAGATAAAGTAGCTGCTCTTGAAAAAGGGGGCAGGGCAAAGCTTGTCTCCTCGGGGGTTGCCGCCATGACTATGGCTGTTTCAGCTTTCCTGAAACAGGGAGATCATATAATTGCTGTTGAAGACTGTTATACCTGGACCAGATATCTGGCTGATACCTATCTGAAGCGTTTCGGAATTGAATGCACATTTGTAGAGGGATCCTGTCTTGACGATTTTGAACAGGCTGTCCGCCCTGAAACAAAAATGATTATTCTGGAGAGTCCCACCACCTTTACCTTTAAACTGCAGAATCTGAAAGAGATTGCCTATTTTGCCCGGGGTAAAGGGATTAAAACGGTGATTGATAACACATGGGCAACTCCGCTTTTTCAAAATCCCCTTGACATGGGAATTGATATTGTAACCCATTCTGTTTCCAAGTATCTGGGAGGCAACTCGGATGTTGTCGGTGGAATCATAATAGGAAGTAATGATGATGTTAAGAAAATATTCAATGATGAATTCCTTGTAAACGGACCGGCTCCCGATCCAATAATGGCCTGGCTTGTTTTGCGCAGCCTCAGAACCTTACATATTCGTATGCCTGTTCATTTTGAGAATGCAAAGACTCTCTGTGGTTTTCTTGCGGATCATCCAAAAGTGGAGTCTGTCCTATATCCTTTTCTTCCGGAATTTCCCCAATATGACCTGGCCTGCCTTCAAATGAGGGGCGGATCCGGTCTGTTCTCATTCAGATTGAAAAGTAGATATCTCGAGGATATTAAACGCTTCACTAATACTCTTAAATACTTTAAAAGAGCCGTCAGCTGGGGTGGATATGAAAGCCTTGTTTTTCCGGCTGCTGTAAAATGGGATGATAATGACGAGATCCCTGATGATCGTATATCTCTGATCCGATGCCATGCAGGTCTGGAGGAGAGCAGTATGCTCCTTGATGATCTTTCCAGGGCTCTTGATGTGGTATAG
- a CDS encoding glycoside hydrolase family 38 C-terminal domain-containing protein: MLYKKTEARIRQYLSFLDSRKYTELRDENGSAITLDWEYGVTDTIFRQVPDDAEISWNSISAFPYAWGEENKTWWFRAQFENTEGVPVNDIFLRADTQTDTLVFLSGIPAGALNPFHKKLRLNEKFEEDGKIGFALEAWAGHLFPGYHPDDGPRVMTTVAMRQKSYPLIFEEPRLLIKNAPVYDLYYNAKVLFETASLQEEGSLLRTRLYGELFKALIQLDFTSGDEDLSTKCLDLGNKVSSLLERKNGTLAPRIFSQGNAHLDHAWLWPLSETSRKCARTCANMASYLEEFPEFRFLFSQPVQMLDLKENYPDIFLRVKAAFDRGQWEPNGGMWVEADCNLSGGESLIRQFLIGRQTTRELFGYTSDVLWLPDVFGYTAGLPQILKGCGIRRFITSKISWNDTTRFPYDLFRWEGIDGTEIPTHFITTAYEGRNNPEQILESWNKVQHKECQESLYRSIGEGDGGGGTMRSDLEMMRRMNDLQGLPRNSWSGLSESLDEIGKNEEELPVFRGELYLELHRGTYTTQAGIKRFNRKLEYKIRELELKEVRLFLQNSEEGRQVIEKHKDQLRECWKTLLTMQFHDILPGTSIRQVNVEALEQYGRLEERMDELGNETDEVLISDKESKELTFSNSLPFDRITTLRVDSNNEGSSFPVQTLVDQNGKDYTAARVSLKGLSLGGADNLCKDYISEEESPVLQDHMILSPYYSIALDNEGGFSSFVMKESGRELISPDRSFNEFLYCEDFPVNWDAWDIEEDYRLKERRIGTLLSREVLSSGSLCLQLRQVLDIGDSSLLTQDIFFYAHSPRIDFITTVDWQERHRLLRVDFPTSLNCRDALFDIPFGYVKRDSHTNYNQNRAQFEVCAHKWARIADTRMQAAVLSDCKYGYRVDGGSISLTLLRSPSAPDPEADRGIHEFTYSFYPDESDDISAVIKEGWDLNIPAQSLGISRSKLFQDPLFHFSSDDIMVESLKIGEDGDSVVLRVWETKGAPLHTVLNINHFFNFSSYCITNMLEDEISGSETLSSELILDFKSFEIKTIKFYR; this comes from the coding sequence ATGCTCTATAAAAAAACCGAAGCAAGAATCAGGCAGTATCTCTCTTTCCTTGATTCCAGAAAATACACTGAACTCCGGGATGAGAACGGCAGCGCGATCACCCTGGACTGGGAATATGGGGTGACTGATACTATTTTTCGTCAGGTACCTGATGATGCCGAAATTTCATGGAATTCCATCTCAGCATTCCCTTATGCATGGGGTGAGGAAAACAAGACCTGGTGGTTCCGGGCTCAATTTGAAAATACAGAAGGTGTTCCAGTCAATGATATTTTTCTGAGGGCCGACACTCAAACTGATACACTGGTTTTCCTCTCAGGGATTCCGGCGGGTGCTTTGAATCCTTTTCATAAGAAACTCAGGCTGAATGAAAAATTTGAGGAAGATGGCAAAATAGGTTTTGCTCTTGAAGCCTGGGCGGGCCATCTGTTTCCGGGATACCATCCTGATGACGGCCCCCGGGTTATGACCACTGTGGCAATGAGGCAGAAATCCTATCCTCTAATATTTGAAGAGCCTCGGCTTCTTATTAAAAATGCCCCGGTCTACGATCTTTATTATAATGCTAAGGTTCTCTTCGAGACAGCGTCTCTTCAGGAAGAGGGCAGTCTGCTGAGAACCCGTCTATATGGTGAGTTGTTCAAAGCTCTTATTCAGCTTGATTTTACATCAGGGGATGAGGATCTATCTACTAAATGTCTGGACCTCGGAAATAAAGTTTCATCTCTTTTAGAGCGTAAAAATGGAACCCTGGCACCCAGAATTTTCTCTCAGGGGAATGCCCATCTGGATCATGCCTGGCTCTGGCCCCTATCAGAAACATCCAGGAAATGTGCGCGGACCTGTGCCAATATGGCCTCTTATCTGGAAGAGTTCCCCGAATTCAGATTTTTGTTTTCACAGCCCGTACAGATGCTTGATCTAAAGGAAAATTATCCGGATATCTTTCTGAGGGTCAAAGCTGCTTTTGACAGAGGGCAGTGGGAACCTAACGGAGGGATGTGGGTCGAAGCAGACTGTAATCTATCGGGGGGAGAATCTTTAATCAGACAGTTTCTTATCGGGCGTCAGACCACAAGAGAGCTCTTTGGATATACCTCTGATGTGTTGTGGCTCCCTGATGTTTTCGGTTATACAGCCGGATTGCCGCAGATCTTGAAGGGCTGCGGTATCAGGAGATTTATCACAAGCAAAATCAGCTGGAATGATACAACCCGTTTTCCCTATGATCTATTCCGCTGGGAAGGGATAGATGGTACAGAAATCCCGACTCATTTTATCACAACGGCCTATGAAGGGAGAAATAATCCCGAGCAGATCCTGGAGTCCTGGAACAAGGTTCAGCATAAGGAGTGCCAGGAGAGTCTTTATCGTTCCATCGGTGAGGGTGACGGCGGTGGTGGAACCATGAGATCTGATCTAGAAATGATGAGAAGGATGAATGACCTGCAGGGACTGCCGCGGAACAGCTGGTCAGGACTATCGGAATCTCTGGATGAAATAGGAAAGAATGAAGAAGAACTGCCGGTTTTCAGGGGTGAACTGTATCTTGAACTTCATAGAGGGACATACACCACCCAGGCCGGAATTAAGCGTTTCAACAGAAAACTTGAATATAAAATACGTGAACTTGAACTGAAAGAGGTTCGTCTCTTTCTCCAGAACTCTGAAGAGGGCAGGCAGGTCATCGAAAAACATAAGGATCAGCTCAGAGAGTGTTGGAAAACTCTTCTGACAATGCAGTTTCACGATATTCTTCCTGGAACTTCCATACGTCAGGTCAATGTAGAGGCCCTGGAGCAATATGGAAGGCTTGAAGAAAGGATGGATGAACTCGGGAATGAGACCGATGAGGTCCTTATCTCTGATAAGGAATCAAAAGAGCTGACTTTTTCTAATTCCCTTCCCTTTGACAGAATTACCACCCTCAGAGTTGACAGTAATAATGAGGGCTCCTCCTTTCCCGTTCAGACCTTGGTTGATCAGAATGGTAAGGATTATACGGCAGCCAGAGTGTCTCTGAAGGGCCTGTCTTTAGGGGGGGCTGATAATCTTTGCAAAGATTACATCTCCGAAGAAGAGAGCCCTGTGCTGCAGGATCATATGATCCTGTCACCCTATTATTCTATAGCTCTTGATAATGAGGGAGGATTTTCCTCCTTCGTGATGAAAGAATCGGGAAGGGAGCTCATATCTCCAGATCGCTCTTTTAATGAGTTTCTCTATTGTGAGGATTTTCCGGTTAACTGGGATGCCTGGGATATTGAGGAAGATTACAGGTTGAAGGAGAGAAGAATCGGAACCCTGTTAAGCCGTGAAGTTCTCTCATCGGGTAGCCTTTGCCTGCAGTTACGTCAGGTTCTGGATATTGGAGACTCATCCCTTTTAACACAGGATATTTTCTTTTACGCCCACAGTCCCAGGATCGATTTTATCACTACTGTCGACTGGCAGGAGAGGCACAGGCTTCTGCGGGTGGATTTTCCGACATCTTTGAATTGCCGGGATGCTCTTTTTGATATTCCTTTCGGATATGTTAAGAGAGACAGTCATACGAACTATAATCAGAATAGAGCTCAGTTTGAAGTCTGTGCACATAAGTGGGCAAGGATTGCAGATACCCGTATGCAGGCGGCAGTTCTTTCTGACTGTAAATACGGTTACCGTGTTGACGGGGGATCAATCTCTTTGACACTGCTACGTTCTCCTTCGGCTCCCGATCCTGAAGCGGATCGGGGTATTCATGAGTTTACATACTCTTTTTATCCCGATGAGAGTGACGATATTTCTGCAGTGATAAAAGAGGGTTGGGATCTGAACATACCTGCCCAGTCACTCGGGATAAGTAGATCAAAACTGTTTCAAGACCCATTATTTCACTTTTCATCGGATGATATAATGGTGGAATCCCTGAAGATCGGTGAAGATGGGGATTCGGTAGTCCTGAGAGTCTGGGAGACTAAGGGTGCTCCTCTGCATACAGTGCTGAATATCAATCATTTTTTCAATTTCAGCAGTTACTGTATTACAAATATGCTGGAGGACGAAATTTCAGGATCTGAAACACTGAGTTCTGAGTTAATTCTTGATTTCAAGAGTTTTGAGATAAAGACAATTAAATTTTACAGATAA